A single genomic interval of Picosynechococcus sp. PCC 7003 harbors:
- a CDS encoding biopolymer transporter ExbD, with translation MKREPIKPETLGLRPFQLWQENSAPDLRIEIIPLIDVIFCVLTFFILAAVNLSRQQAINLNLPVADSATTQMPDMVIVSLTDFGQIYVEKQLIETQAQFSQIVEDYLGRNPNGVVVLNASEKRPYQEVIQVLDWLKSIGGERVALGTGAGTQGEQALDSFFDGQQTPGLNPGTPTIPQVPGVNPNNDFQLEPLDSGTPLPPPTGNGFEMELKPLEEFGTPPSPTQIQEQLQNQQ, from the coding sequence ATGAAGCGTGAGCCGATTAAGCCAGAAACTTTGGGTTTAAGGCCATTCCAACTCTGGCAAGAAAATTCTGCGCCGGATCTGCGCATCGAAATTATTCCGCTGATCGATGTGATTTTTTGTGTACTGACCTTTTTTATCCTGGCGGCGGTCAATTTGTCACGACAGCAGGCGATTAACTTAAATTTACCTGTGGCAGATAGCGCAACGACCCAAATGCCCGATATGGTGATTGTTAGTTTGACGGATTTTGGGCAAATTTATGTGGAAAAACAATTGATTGAAACCCAGGCCCAATTTTCGCAAATTGTTGAGGATTATTTAGGGCGCAATCCCAATGGTGTTGTTGTTCTCAATGCATCGGAAAAGCGTCCTTATCAGGAAGTGATCCAGGTTTTAGATTGGCTCAAATCCATTGGCGGCGAACGGGTGGCCTTGGGAACAGGGGCAGGAACCCAGGGAGAGCAAGCCCTAGATTCTTTCTTTGATGGTCAACAAACTCCGGGCTTAAATCCTGGCACGCCGACGATTCCCCAGGTGCCAGGGGTAAATCCGAATAATGATTTTCAGCTTGAGCCTCTCGATAGTGGTACGCCATTACCGCCGCCCACTGGAAATGGGTTTGAGATGGAGTTAAAGCCCCTAGAGGAGTTTGGGACACCGCCTAGTCCGACCCAGATTCAGGAGCAGCTACAAAATCAGCAATAG
- the tmk gene encoding dTMP kinase, protein MQRKTQAKFIVFEGIDGSGSSTQAELLYQYFQRQNIPAVLSPEPSNGIIGNLVRETLRQRLRFTTDPAQLNRQLAYLFAGDRHDHLYNEIDGVFKQLAAGIQVITTRYYFSSLAYNANTAAEYEFIYRLNQDFPNPDLVFYFDLPVEVALDRVQRRSHQEIYETKAKLTQVRQNYQQIFQTYPGNWQQLDATQPPETIHQQIRQTIADFVAAPESGSD, encoded by the coding sequence ATGCAGCGTAAAACCCAGGCAAAATTTATCGTTTTTGAAGGGATTGATGGTTCCGGCAGTTCCACCCAAGCGGAGCTTTTGTATCAATATTTTCAGCGGCAAAATATCCCCGCCGTCCTCAGCCCCGAACCCTCCAACGGCATTATCGGCAACCTCGTCCGGGAAACCCTACGACAACGGCTACGCTTCACCACCGACCCAGCACAATTGAATCGGCAACTGGCCTATCTCTTCGCTGGCGATCGCCACGATCATCTTTACAACGAAATTGATGGTGTCTTTAAACAACTCGCCGCTGGCATCCAGGTAATTACGACCCGCTATTATTTTTCTTCCCTCGCCTACAACGCCAATACCGCCGCCGAATACGAATTTATCTACCGCCTCAACCAGGATTTTCCCAATCCCGATCTGGTGTTTTATTTCGATCTTCCCGTGGAGGTGGCCCTAGACCGCGTCCAAAGGCGATCGCACCAAGAAATCTACGAAACCAAAGCGAAACTCACCCAAGTGCGCCAAAACTACCAACAAATTTTTCAAACCTATCCAGGGAATTGGCAACAACTCGATGCGACCCAACCCCCTGAAACCATCCACCAGCAAATTCGCCAAACTATTGCTGATTTTGTAGCTGCTCCTGAATCTGGGTCGGACTAG
- a CDS encoding FAD-dependent oxidoreductase codes for MAVDYDLVVIGATGAGIATAKRAIASGKKVALVQQTGQPLQDQQGLALEKTLLHLARQPQTVDLAAWIKGAIAPNDFYEPLARLAEAGVDVIPEMGSFVWKPSTCFVTATRRLQSKHYAIATGTTWTAHPQDNFVSPTDLLNPETWRTLPEKIVLVGHDPHCLTLAYCLAKFGKTVTLSSEKNLLPTEDPDCVQRLQTFLEVAGITLQFEPTPDLLTQEHQVVIWAKERRGLTTQLNLPPDFCQPPQMWLQVDPELRTPRKNIYGVGAVLGGYALPELAIAEATTLVNNISQRRKMPCSYGEIPYRLFKPLPFDHIGFQGSNLPADTKTLSKTLMLDRVDQLQFPQDLTLKLWLDGQDQLLGATVLGDRSGKLIYHCRDLIQNKKPFQTWDNLLENAGLLAEMVW; via the coding sequence ATGGCAGTGGACTACGATTTGGTGGTGATTGGGGCAACGGGGGCGGGAATCGCGACGGCAAAACGGGCGATCGCCTCTGGGAAAAAAGTTGCTTTGGTGCAGCAAACAGGGCAGCCACTCCAGGATCAGCAGGGACTCGCCCTCGAAAAAACACTGCTACACCTGGCCAGACAACCCCAAACGGTGGATCTGGCGGCCTGGATCAAGGGGGCGATCGCCCCGAATGATTTCTATGAACCCTTGGCACGCCTGGCAGAAGCGGGCGTTGATGTAATTCCAGAAATGGGCAGTTTTGTCTGGAAACCCAGCACCTGTTTTGTCACCGCAACCCGTCGCCTCCAAAGCAAACATTATGCGATCGCCACGGGCACCACTTGGACTGCGCACCCCCAAGACAATTTCGTGAGTCCCACCGACCTCTTAAACCCAGAGACTTGGCGCACCCTGCCAGAAAAAATTGTCCTTGTCGGTCACGATCCCCATTGTTTAACCCTCGCCTACTGCCTCGCAAAATTCGGGAAAACAGTCACGTTAAGTAGCGAAAAAAATCTATTGCCCACAGAAGATCCAGACTGCGTTCAACGGTTACAGACTTTTCTTGAAGTGGCAGGAATAACGCTCCAGTTTGAGCCAACCCCAGACCTCCTTACCCAGGAACACCAGGTCGTCATTTGGGCCAAAGAGCGCCGGGGTTTAACGACGCAACTTAACTTGCCCCCCGATTTTTGCCAGCCGCCCCAGATGTGGTTACAGGTTGATCCTGAACTTCGAACCCCCCGCAAAAATATTTATGGGGTCGGAGCAGTGCTGGGCGGTTATGCCTTGCCGGAATTGGCGATCGCCGAAGCAACCACCCTTGTGAACAATATTTCCCAGCGTCGCAAAATGCCCTGTTCCTACGGCGAAATTCCCTATCGTCTGTTTAAACCTCTACCCTTTGATCACATCGGTTTTCAAGGCTCCAATCTTCCCGCCGATACCAAAACGCTTAGTAAAACTCTGATGTTAGATCGCGTGGATCAACTGCAATTTCCCCAAGACTTAACGCTTAAATTGTGGCTCGATGGCCAGGATCAACTGTTGGGGGCCACCGTCCTCGGCGATCGCTCCGGCAAACTCATTTACCATTGCCGTGATTTGATCCAAAACAAAAAACCTTTCCAGACGTGGGACAATCTCCTAGAAAATGCGGGCCTTTTGGCGGAGATGGTGTGGTGA
- a CDS encoding molybdopterin oxidoreductase family protein, translating into MDQRKTKTLCPYCGVGCGLEVSEVIKNEQPTLKVMGDRQHPSSLGKVCVKGATIAESLDQDRLLYPMYRRSLQDQFQRISWDDAFELIVEQIKTVRATLGVEGIAMYGSGQLQTEDYYTAQKLLKGCLGTNNFDANSRLCMSSAVAGYIQSFGADGPPPCYEDLELTDCAFIIGSNTAECHPIVFNRLREHHKRSKAKLIVVDPRRTKTAEVADLHLAIQPGTDIDLLNGIAHLLLKWGKIDTLFIDECTKGFSQYAMLVQSYTPETVARRCGIRIDHLEQAAKYWANADNVLSLWSMGINQSAEGTAKVRTLINLHLMTGEIGKPGAGPFSLTGQPNAMGGREAGGLAHLLPGYRLVKNPDHRATLEKAWQLPPGTISPLPGKDAWAMIEGLDMGTVGLLWVVATNPAVSMPDLERTKAALLKSPFTICQDAYYPTETSNYAHLLLPALQWGEKTGTMTNSERVVTYCPQFRDRPGEAWADWEIFAEVGRRLGFQQQFRAVSSAEVYAEFVQLTGDRPCDMTGLSHQRLATEGPIQWPCPINETKSEPETPPDNRGLLQKLFQQDEPLKGKRLYTDHRFHTPDGRARFAAYHSRGLAEPPNTDYPFVLTIGRLYGHWHTMTRTGRISKLQKMHPNPFLEIHPRDAEHLGITDGEMVEVRSLRGTAKFPALITKNIIPGTVFAPMHWGALWGEDTEANALSHAEACPDSLQPELKACAVNVLKITSPIPQEETTAEPVLQQL; encoded by the coding sequence ATGGATCAACGTAAAACGAAAACCCTTTGTCCCTATTGTGGTGTTGGTTGTGGCCTGGAAGTTTCCGAGGTGATCAAAAATGAGCAACCCACCCTCAAAGTCATGGGCGATCGCCAACATCCATCTAGCCTCGGCAAAGTCTGTGTCAAGGGTGCGACCATTGCCGAATCCCTCGATCAAGACCGCTTACTCTACCCCATGTATCGGCGATCGCTACAGGATCAATTCCAGCGCATCAGTTGGGATGATGCCTTTGAACTGATTGTGGAACAGATCAAAACTGTGCGGGCGACCCTCGGCGTCGAAGGTATTGCCATGTATGGCTCCGGGCAACTCCAAACCGAAGACTATTACACCGCCCAAAAACTCCTCAAGGGCTGCCTCGGCACCAACAATTTCGATGCCAACTCCCGCCTTTGTATGTCTTCTGCCGTGGCGGGCTATATCCAGAGCTTTGGGGCCGATGGGCCGCCCCCCTGCTACGAAGACCTAGAACTAACCGACTGCGCCTTTATCATTGGCAGCAATACCGCCGAATGCCACCCGATTGTGTTTAATCGCCTACGCGAACACCACAAACGCTCCAAGGCAAAGTTAATTGTTGTTGATCCCCGCCGCACCAAAACCGCCGAAGTAGCCGATCTGCACCTGGCGATTCAACCCGGCACCGATATTGACTTACTCAACGGCATTGCTCACCTGTTACTGAAATGGGGCAAAATCGATACCCTCTTCATCGATGAATGCACCAAAGGATTTTCTCAATATGCGATGCTTGTCCAGAGCTACACCCCCGAAACGGTGGCTAGACGCTGTGGGATTCGTATCGATCACCTCGAACAGGCCGCAAAATACTGGGCCAATGCTGACAATGTTCTATCTCTTTGGTCGATGGGCATTAACCAATCCGCAGAGGGCACAGCCAAAGTTCGGACTCTGATTAATTTGCACTTAATGACCGGAGAAATCGGTAAGCCGGGTGCGGGGCCTTTTTCTTTGACGGGTCAACCCAATGCCATGGGGGGTAGAGAAGCGGGGGGACTCGCCCATTTACTGCCGGGATATCGCCTCGTTAAAAATCCAGACCACCGCGCCACCTTGGAAAAAGCCTGGCAATTGCCCCCAGGAACCATTTCACCACTACCCGGAAAAGATGCCTGGGCAATGATCGAAGGGTTAGACATGGGGACGGTGGGTTTGTTATGGGTGGTGGCAACTAATCCAGCGGTCAGTATGCCCGACTTGGAACGCACCAAGGCTGCACTGTTGAAATCCCCCTTTACCATTTGCCAGGACGCCTATTACCCCACAGAAACATCTAACTATGCCCATCTCCTGTTACCGGCACTACAGTGGGGCGAAAAAACAGGCACAATGACCAATTCGGAACGGGTTGTTACCTATTGTCCCCAGTTCCGCGATCGCCCCGGAGAAGCCTGGGCTGACTGGGAGATTTTTGCCGAGGTGGGACGCCGACTTGGGTTCCAGCAACAGTTCCGGGCGGTATCCTCAGCGGAAGTTTACGCAGAATTTGTGCAACTCACAGGCGATCGCCCCTGTGACATGACGGGGCTGAGTCACCAACGTTTAGCCACCGAAGGCCCGATCCAATGGCCCTGTCCCATAAATGAGACCAAAAGCGAGCCAGAAACACCGCCCGACAACCGGGGTTTGTTGCAAAAATTATTCCAACAGGACGAACCTCTCAAAGGAAAACGACTGTATACCGATCACCGTTTCCATACCCCCGACGGGCGCGCGCGGTTTGCGGCGTACCATTCTCGCGGTTTAGCGGAACCCCCGAATACAGATTATCCGTTTGTGCTGACCATCGGGCGACTCTATGGGCATTGGCACACGATGACCCGCACCGGACGGATCAGCAAACTGCAAAAAATGCACCCCAATCCCTTTTTGGAAATTCATCCACGGGATGCGGAACATCTAGGGATTACGGATGGGGAAATGGTGGAAGTGCGATCGCTGCGCGGCACGGCTAAATTTCCGGCCTTGATCACGAAAAATATTATCCCTGGCACTGTTTTTGCGCCGATGCACTGGGGCGCTTTATGGGGGGAAGATACCGAAGCTAATGCCCTGAGTCACGCTGAAGCCTGCCCTGATTCCTTGCAGCCGGAATTAAAAGCCTGTGCCGTGAATGTGTTAAAAATCACCAGCCCTATTCCCCAGGAAGAAACGACAGCCGAGCCTGTATTGCAGCAGCTTTAG
- a CDS encoding MFS transporter, with amino-acid sequence MLGEMWSFNGRYKILHMTWFAFFLSFVVWFNFPPFATTIAQDFGLDKAQLGTIGLCNVALTVPARIIIGMLLDKYGPRLTYSLLLIYAAVPCLIFATAQSFNQLVLGRLLMGIVGAGFVIGIRMVAEWFPPKDVGTAEGIYGGWGNFGSAFSAFTMVIFGIILAFLPGAFNFGQPESFKILFFPEFNTAILNWRAAIAGTGIIAALYGMLYYFSVSDTPPGKTYHRPKSARGMEVTTKKDFWFLLAMNLPLTLILMVLAWRLQKVNFLNGTGLAIAILALVGLYLFQTYNCWTVNKDLMTGKKRYAPEDRYEFSQVAILELTYIVNFGSELAVVTMLPAFFEGTFSLDKATAGIIASSYAFMNLMSRPGGGLISDKMGSRKWTMVVLTVGMGIGYLLMSSVAGTWPLAIAVLLTMACSFFVQAAEGSTFAIVPLVKRRITGQIAGNVGAYGNVGAVAYLTVLLLLTEASAGANGGEPVMATVNAGFFQVLGITGLIVAFLCAFFLKEPKGSFAEFHEGETEMTATPPIEEEATY; translated from the coding sequence ATGCTTGGAGAAATGTGGTCATTTAATGGCAGGTATAAGATCCTGCACATGACCTGGTTTGCTTTTTTCCTGTCGTTTGTGGTGTGGTTTAATTTTCCACCTTTCGCAACCACCATCGCCCAGGACTTTGGCTTAGATAAGGCTCAATTAGGCACAATCGGGTTATGTAACGTTGCCTTGACGGTGCCCGCACGGATCATTATCGGGATGCTGTTGGATAAATACGGCCCCCGTTTAACCTACTCATTATTGTTGATTTACGCTGCGGTTCCTTGTTTGATTTTCGCGACGGCCCAGAGTTTTAATCAACTGGTCTTAGGACGTCTCTTAATGGGGATTGTTGGGGCTGGCTTTGTGATTGGCATTCGGATGGTCGCAGAATGGTTTCCCCCCAAAGATGTGGGGACAGCGGAAGGCATTTATGGGGGCTGGGGTAACTTTGGCTCGGCATTTTCGGCCTTTACCATGGTGATTTTTGGGATCATTTTGGCGTTCCTTCCCGGGGCCTTTAATTTTGGCCAGCCGGAAAGTTTTAAGATTCTCTTTTTCCCGGAATTTAATACGGCTATTTTGAACTGGCGGGCGGCGATCGCCGGTACAGGGATTATCGCGGCTTTGTATGGGATGTTGTATTACTTCAGCGTGAGTGATACGCCCCCCGGTAAAACGTACCATCGCCCCAAGAGTGCCCGGGGCATGGAAGTCACCACCAAAAAGGATTTCTGGTTTCTATTGGCCATGAATTTGCCTTTGACCCTGATTTTGATGGTCTTGGCTTGGCGTTTGCAAAAGGTAAATTTCTTAAATGGCACTGGATTGGCGATCGCCATTCTGGCACTAGTGGGCCTTTATCTGTTCCAGACCTATAACTGCTGGACTGTGAATAAGGACTTAATGACCGGGAAAAAACGCTATGCCCCGGAAGACCGTTACGAATTTAGCCAAGTGGCTATTTTAGAACTGACCTATATTGTGAATTTTGGCTCTGAACTCGCTGTGGTGACGATGTTGCCGGCTTTCTTTGAAGGCACCTTTAGTTTAGACAAGGCAACGGCCGGGATTATTGCTTCTAGCTATGCGTTTATGAACTTGATGTCCCGCCCAGGGGGAGGCTTGATCTCCGATAAAATGGGCAGCCGAAAATGGACGATGGTTGTCCTCACGGTGGGTATGGGGATTGGTTATCTGCTGATGAGTTCGGTGGCGGGGACTTGGCCTTTGGCGATCGCCGTTTTGTTAACGATGGCCTGTTCCTTCTTTGTGCAGGCAGCAGAGGGTTCAACCTTTGCCATTGTCCCCCTCGTCAAACGACGTATTACCGGACAAATTGCCGGAAACGTTGGCGCCTACGGCAATGTGGGAGCAGTGGCCTATTTGACAGTGCTGCTGTTGCTCACCGAAGCCTCGGCCGGGGCCAATGGGGGTGAGCCAGTGATGGCTACAGTCAACGCCGGTTTCTTCCAAGTGCTGGGGATCACGGGCTTGATTGTTGCTTTCCTCTGCGCCTTTTTCCTCAAAGAACCCAAGGGTTCCTTTGCGGAGTTCCATGAAGGTGAAACGGAAATGACCGCGACCCCTCCCATTGAGGAAGAAGCAACCTACTAG
- the psb28 gene encoding photosystem II reaction center protein Psb28, whose translation MFNFFKNKQTEPAVPPPPKDPTPRIEFFNGISEELSNVSLQRNPKTGVKSVSMTFAQLNALDRFQSFTAGSNGIVRLIDEEGDIAVTPSSCRIVFGGEEGDELRGVICRFEIDNADHWERFMRFMHRYADEHGFAYGENAETPDEPSSLAPETDPDA comes from the coding sequence ATGTTTAACTTTTTTAAAAATAAACAAACCGAACCAGCCGTCCCGCCCCCACCAAAAGACCCAACACCCCGGATCGAATTTTTCAACGGCATCAGCGAGGAACTGAGTAATGTTAGCCTGCAGCGCAATCCCAAAACCGGTGTCAAATCCGTCTCCATGACCTTTGCCCAACTCAATGCCCTAGACCGTTTCCAGAGCTTTACCGCCGGTTCCAATGGCATTGTCCGACTGATCGACGAAGAAGGAGACATCGCAGTTACCCCCTCCAGTTGCCGGATTGTCTTTGGTGGCGAAGAAGGAGACGAACTCCGGGGCGTCATTTGTCGCTTTGAAATTGACAATGCCGACCACTGGGAAAGATTTATGCGTTTCATGCACCGCTACGCCGATGAACATGGCTTTGCCTACGGCGAAAACGCAGAAACCCCCGATGAACCCTCCTCATTAGCACCAGAAACAGATCCAGATGCCTAA
- a CDS encoding PetM family cytochrome b6-f complex subunit 7, translated as MSAESMMFNGFIIAITAVLFGLAWGFLILKIQNKAGKAE; from the coding sequence ATGAGCGCAGAAAGCATGATGTTCAACGGCTTTATCATCGCCATTACCGCAGTTCTTTTTGGTCTAGCCTGGGGATTTTTAATCCTCAAAATCCAAAATAAAGCAGGCAAAGCTGAATAG
- the dcd gene encoding dCTP deaminase, whose protein sequence is MLKNDIWILEQAQQGMISPFEASLIRKIQLSPQQTVPALSYGLSSYGYDIRLSPEEFLIFRHIPGTVVNPKAFSPENLERVDLKRDEYGDYFIIPANSYGLGVSLEKIQMPPNVTAICLGKSTYARVGLIANTTPLEASWCGAITLEFSNASSTDCRIYANEGVVQLLFFEGEPCNTTYSDRGGKYQNQAGKVTLPRV, encoded by the coding sequence ATGCTGAAAAACGATATTTGGATCCTCGAACAAGCCCAACAAGGGATGATTTCCCCCTTTGAAGCCTCATTGATCCGCAAGATCCAACTGTCTCCCCAGCAGACTGTACCTGCCCTCAGCTACGGCCTTTCTAGTTACGGCTATGACATTCGCCTCAGCCCCGAAGAATTTCTCATTTTCCGCCACATTCCTGGCACCGTTGTGAATCCCAAAGCCTTTAGTCCTGAAAACCTTGAACGGGTTGACCTCAAGCGCGACGAATATGGCGATTACTTCATTATTCCGGCCAATTCCTATGGTTTAGGCGTGTCCCTCGAAAAAATTCAGATGCCCCCCAATGTCACCGCTATCTGTCTTGGCAAGTCCACCTATGCCCGCGTTGGTCTGATCGCAAACACGACCCCCCTGGAGGCTTCCTGGTGCGGCGCAATCACCCTCGAATTTAGCAATGCCTCCAGCACGGACTGCCGCATCTATGCCAATGAAGGGGTTGTGCAGCTACTCTTTTTTGAAGGTGAACCTTGCAACACGACCTATTCTGACCGGGGTGGCAAGTACCAAAACCAAGCCGGAAAAGTCACCTTGCCCAGGGTCTAG
- the thyX gene encoding FAD-dependent thymidylate synthase has translation MNKFRVEVLRSTPNPQQTIWSAMHQDYCEEFVWEQQSNFPDEQKAGELIIKHLLAGGRGHYGPLEHPQIVFNVGYFPHSMMQQIRTHRVGVSFDVQCLAGDTEVTFVQASGSLRKIKISDLHDLWHNGEKAVRERKIRGRKGEQPGFYRRDCKTRLRKMSLRVLNEDTGNFEIGHLQDVMNSGEQPVYRLTLADGKTLDCTVNHRLYTTQGWQRMGEALGLVTDTDHQVLAVTKTCEVMTNGVVRPDALYSQQSWLAAQVKQGLTARQIANICDCSPDVIRHWAKKFQLKLPAGHQRGLKTVVGNGRYRNRAWLEQQLEQGLHTDEIAALANCSIEAVKKWTYHYGLQLNKRPSGTKQPWNKGLTGYRLALSETAMETRRRNARRFTKRGADSHFWRGGTATERQHIGAWTRQIAPQVHAKFNYICQSCGQQGGQLQAHHLVPVFADQSLAYEFENLVSLCQSCHQYLHHNHLEADFAQQFQPIREPKTWAAKPKPKGRRLKAHPVKVVAVEYLGIQPTYDLEVQGPWHNFVANGVVVHNSFRYTGQRIIDVAEGKRDVEEVFYLRPVGKYDNRQGKKYFYSEEQRQADKEWCLAACDRYRQRIEEGLAEEHARSLIPFDARQHFVMSCNVRSLMHLLDLRWKKDAQLEAQQLCELLFVHFETWCPEIAAWYHKNRAQKARLSP, from the coding sequence ATGAATAAATTTCGCGTTGAAGTGCTCCGTTCTACCCCCAACCCCCAACAAACCATCTGGAGTGCCATGCACCAGGACTACTGTGAGGAATTTGTGTGGGAACAACAGAGTAATTTTCCAGACGAGCAAAAAGCAGGGGAGTTAATTATTAAACATCTTTTGGCGGGTGGTCGCGGTCACTATGGCCCCCTCGAACATCCTCAGATTGTTTTTAACGTCGGCTATTTCCCCCATTCGATGATGCAGCAAATTCGGACTCATCGCGTTGGCGTCTCCTTTGATGTGCAGTGTCTCGCCGGGGATACGGAAGTCACCTTTGTCCAAGCCTCTGGATCTCTCCGCAAAATCAAAATCAGTGATCTCCATGACCTTTGGCACAACGGAGAAAAAGCGGTGCGAGAACGTAAAATTCGTGGCCGCAAAGGCGAACAGCCAGGATTTTACCGCCGTGACTGTAAAACTCGCTTGCGCAAAATGTCATTAAGGGTGCTGAACGAGGACACTGGTAATTTTGAAATTGGCCATCTCCAAGATGTCATGAATAGCGGTGAGCAGCCCGTTTATCGTCTGACTTTGGCGGATGGCAAAACCCTTGATTGCACTGTTAACCACCGTCTCTACACAACCCAAGGCTGGCAACGCATGGGAGAAGCCCTGGGTTTAGTGACTGATACAGATCATCAAGTCTTGGCAGTGACAAAAACCTGCGAAGTCATGACCAATGGTGTTGTCCGTCCCGATGCCCTCTATAGTCAGCAATCTTGGTTAGCAGCCCAGGTAAAACAGGGATTAACTGCTCGGCAAATTGCTAATATCTGTGACTGTTCCCCAGACGTGATTCGTCATTGGGCAAAGAAATTTCAATTAAAACTTCCTGCTGGTCATCAACGAGGCCTAAAAACAGTGGTTGGAAATGGCCGTTATCGTAATCGCGCCTGGTTAGAACAGCAGCTTGAACAGGGGTTACATACAGATGAAATTGCGGCTTTAGCCAATTGCTCCATTGAGGCAGTGAAGAAATGGACTTATCATTACGGTCTTCAGCTCAACAAACGTCCATCTGGAACAAAACAACCTTGGAACAAAGGTTTAACGGGTTATCGCCTTGCCTTGTCTGAGACAGCCATGGAAACACGACGGCGGAATGCGCGACGTTTCACCAAACGTGGTGCAGATTCCCATTTTTGGAGAGGAGGCACTGCCACAGAACGGCAACACATTGGGGCATGGACGCGACAAATTGCGCCACAAGTCCATGCAAAATTCAACTATATTTGTCAGTCTTGTGGCCAGCAAGGGGGACAATTACAAGCCCATCATCTTGTACCCGTTTTTGCAGATCAATCCCTCGCCTATGAATTTGAGAATTTAGTTTCTCTTTGTCAGAGCTGCCACCAATATCTACATCACAATCATTTAGAGGCGGATTTTGCTCAGCAGTTTCAACCGATTCGAGAACCCAAAACATGGGCCGCAAAACCGAAACCCAAGGGGCGTCGTTTAAAAGCGCATCCGGTGAAGGTCGTTGCTGTGGAATATCTTGGGATCCAGCCCACCTATGATCTGGAAGTACAAGGGCCTTGGCATAACTTTGTGGCGAATGGTGTTGTCGTGCACAATTCTTTCCGCTATACAGGACAGCGGATTATTGATGTGGCAGAAGGCAAGCGGGACGTGGAAGAAGTCTTCTATCTGCGGCCTGTGGGGAAGTATGACAACCGTCAAGGGAAAAAATATTTTTACTCAGAAGAGCAACGCCAGGCGGATAAGGAATGGTGCCTGGCCGCCTGCGATCGCTATCGGCAACGGATCGAAGAAGGCTTGGCAGAGGAGCACGCCCGGAGTTTGATTCCTTTTGATGCGCGGCAACATTTTGTCATGAGTTGCAATGTGCGATCGCTGATGCATTTATTAGATTTGCGCTGGAAAAAGGACGCCCAACTCGAAGCCCAACAACTCTGTGAATTATTATTTGTTCATTTTGAGACTTGGTGTCCAGAAATTGCGGCTTGGTACCACAAAAATCGCGCCCAAAAAGCACGCCTGTCACCTTAA
- a CDS encoding response regulator transcription factor: MPRILIIDDDPAIAELVAINLEMAGYDVSRAEDGIKGQALAVQLQPDLVMLDLMLPKVDGFTVCQRIRREERTADIPILMLTALGQTQDKVDGFNAGADDYLTKPFEVEEMLVRVRALLRRSDRIPQAAKHTEILNYGPLTLIPERFEAIWFDQTIKLTHLEFELLHCLLQRHGQTISPSEILKEVWGYDPSDDIETIRVHVRHLRTKLEPEPRRPQYIKTVYGAGYCLELPSRVNHGETHHISEPMNS; encoded by the coding sequence ATGCCTCGAATTTTAATTATTGATGATGATCCGGCGATCGCCGAATTGGTTGCGATAAACCTTGAAATGGCGGGTTATGACGTCAGTCGTGCCGAAGACGGTATTAAAGGTCAGGCATTGGCGGTGCAGCTACAACCCGATTTGGTCATGCTCGATCTGATGTTGCCGAAAGTGGACGGGTTTACCGTGTGTCAACGCATTCGACGGGAAGAGCGCACAGCAGATATCCCCATTTTGATGTTGACCGCCCTAGGACAGACCCAAGATAAAGTGGACGGCTTTAATGCTGGGGCCGATGACTACCTCACGAAGCCCTTTGAAGTCGAAGAGATGCTAGTGAGGGTGCGGGCGCTTTTGCGACGGAGCGATCGCATTCCCCAGGCAGCCAAACACACAGAAATTTTAAACTACGGCCCTTTAACTTTAATTCCAGAGCGGTTCGAGGCGATTTGGTTTGATCAGACTATTAAACTGACTCACCTTGAATTTGAGTTGCTCCACTGTCTCCTCCAGCGCCATGGCCAGACCATTTCTCCCAGTGAAATCCTCAAGGAAGTGTGGGGTTACGATCCCTCCGATGATATCGAGACCATCCGGGTGCACGTCCGTCACCTGCGCACTAAGCTAGAACCAGAGCCCCGTCGTCCCCAATACATCAAAACCGTTTATGGGGCGGGTTACTGTCTGGAGTTGCCCTCACGGGTGAACCACGGAGAGACCCACCATATCTCGGAACCGATGAACTCCTAG